From Plasmodium coatneyi strain Hackeri chromosome 7, complete sequence:
TCCCTGTGCACTCTGCCTCCATAATCCTATACGCATCCTGCGCTCTCAGTAAGTATTTATAATATGGGTCAGCACAATCCTCGTGCCCAGTCCCTAAAGTTCTCTCCATGCAATTCCGGTCATAATAGTAATCGTACACTGTCTTGAATGCTTCGAACACATTAATACTATTAGGCGTGTCCACAAAATCACAGTTATACTTGTTCATATTACTCTCAACTTCGCTCTTACATTTATTCATAACTTCTTTGAATTTGGCATCACCAAGGATTGTGGACAATTTTTCACCCATCCAATAGTAGAAGAAAGTATTATCCTGGTCGTTCTCTGAATCATCATCCTCCACGTCCCTACTTATATAACAAAGTGTGTTTATTATCTCCTTAACAATTGTTTCACCTAATAAATTAGCACCGTTtaatatattccttatttcTTGTGCGAAATCCGTTTGTGCACATTGCTTCTGCTGATATTGGTCTAGTCTGTTATAAATTTTCCTCGAATCTAATTCATCCAAGGGATCCTTCTACAAATATAATTAGGAAAGAGTGGAATAGATAAACAAGTGTTCCTATATATGTTCCTTACACATTTTCACCATATTACACTATGTACAAAGTGTCACGTAAGTGCCACGTGTATATATTCGTACGATGCTTTATTTAagtgagaagaaggaataatgtGCAGtagttgctgttgttgtccTACCTCTGCCAATGTTCGAGGTTTCGCTGCTGCCGGTGCTGAAACGCACGTTAATTGTGGTAGTTTCTTCAGTTTCTCCTGCTTACACGGCATACCTTTCCCATAGTTctgtataaattttttacaatatgaATCATTAGTCATATCCCCACAATGCTTGCAGAACCAATCATATGCTTCCTCAGCATCCTCCCGGCACTGGTCATATTTTGAATTACTTAAGTATGCACTACAGTTAGATTTCTCCGTCAGaacttttttgttatattcatagtcaaatattttcttcttccgttcGAAAACATCCCAACTAATATCACGGTATATGTCGGTGCAATTCCATCCATGCTCCGGGTTCTGCAGTATATTGTATAATACGGAGATAGCCTGTTTGAATTGAGAATCTTGAAGTTgttctctcattttttcacctaaccaatagtaCAACAAATTACAGCGCTCCTTGTACATTATATCGTCGCTTACCCTCATGTTTAAAGCGTAACAGCAGGAACCAACAATTCTCATCTtatatgtgttcatataATGAGAATGAAGGCGTAGTGTTCCTTCTATGCTCTGCGAATATTTACAAGTAGAATTATAGAATTTCGTCCTGAACTCCTCATACACCTCCTCGGAGGGTAGGGGATCAGATTCATCCTCCTATAAGTGAAACCCATAGAAAGCATTCACTTCCATGTATTTTCATTATACTATGCACAAAATATTATACGTCTACTGATCTATTCATTCTTCACGATAAAGTACCTTTAATATTCTTGCCACTCTTCCTACTGGTGCTTCCGTCATTGTTTATGTACATTCccgtaaatatatttatattgaAGGTGTTCATATATTCAGCCAGGAACTATAGAAAAATTGACTACAAGGCAATTATAACCATGGGATTTATACTTTTCCTTATGTGTGTGCTCTacttaatttttcaaacagCAGtaacatattatatatttatgtgtacacaaatgATCCTATTATTTGAATGTAGATTGTGACCCGTAGTAGTACACAATTATTCCTCCCACACATCcatcattatttatataagCGTGAaataccttccttcccagTTGGAATTTTAAGCATGTACTACACATTGATCCTTTATTGCTACTTAAACGCGGGttatataaaattattaaaacaCACCGTATGGTTCTTACATATAAAGCGCTTCTCTATCTTCTCAtctatgtgtacatttaccCATGTGTACCATGCAATGTGAATTTgcagaacgaaaaaaaaataatataatgcagtaaataaaatttattatattgaAGGGGAATATATCCCCTATACCAATACGCTCTAAGCTAGTTCTCCGTTCTTTCATCATGGGCCCGTATAATTCTTCTATCATTTACTTCCCcctcttcatatatatacgttatAAATAACTCATTTTTAGTACATATTATAATACCTAAGCTACCCATGCTACTTGCCTCCTATTACAGTCCACATTTTAATGAAagctcctttcttcccttatttCCACATTCCTAAAAGTATATTCCTAAAATTCAtctagggttcagggtttactgtttagggtttatgatttagggtttcagggcttagggttcaggcttttatggtttagggcttaggttccagggttgagggttgagggtttagggtttaggtttcagggttcaggttttagggtttaggtttcagggttcagtggttagggttcagggttcagatttcagggttcagtgtttggGTTTCaaggttcagtgtttagggttcagggtttgatgtttagggttcagggtttagggttcagggtttatggttcagggtttatggttcagggttcagggtttaggtttcagggttcagtgtttagggttcagggtttggtgtttaggttttagagtTTATGGTTAGTGTCCAATAGATATGCAACTTACATGTGAAGCTCCCCCTGAACACGAACTGCACGCGAATTCTCCTTAAGGAAAACATATTTAGGAAATAGAACCTTAAAGCGTGAAATCTGAACCCAGAACCTTAagccctaaaacctgaaccatGGACCCTAACCCCTGAACAGgaaaacctaaatcctgaaccatgaaccctaagtCGTAAAcgctaaacactaaaccctgaaggcTAAACTGAAAGCCTGAGCCGTAAGGCGAAACCATGAATCCTAAGACCTAAAGGTTggaccctaaacccttaactcTCAATCCTAGACGCTGAAGCCTAGACACTGAATTCTAGGACCCAAACTccaaacactaaaccctgataGCTAAGCTAAAAGCCTGGACACTAAACCTGTAACCCTGAaacttaaaccctgaattcTAGACACTGAATACTAAGAACTATgtcctgaaccctgaaccctgaaccctgaaccctaaaccctaaactttGAACCCAaaaacctaaacccaaaaccctgaatcctagaAGCCTCAGCTATAAGAATGTACCCTACACACTAAATCCTAAAGCCTGGAGCCTAAGTCCTGAGGCCTTAATGCTAAACCCTGAGGTCTTAATGCTAAACCCTGAGGCCTGAATGCTAAACCCTGATCCCTGAACGCCAAACActgaaccccaaaccctgaaccctgaacgccaaacactgaaccccaaaccctgaaccctgaacgcCAAACACTGAACGCGAAACACTGAACGccaaacactgaaccctgaaccctgaaccctgaactgTGAAAAACTGTAGAAcatgaagggggaagaaaggcGGAGAGAGGAGTATGAACTAATGTGTAAAAGTGTAATATgatttaagaaaaaagtgaagggaGTTCTCAAATAGTACGATGTTCCTTCCGATTGTGTTTAAGTTCCTGAGATTGTTCTCTTCACAGGATATACGTTAGAGATAAGAGGGACATTATGTTTACTGAGTTATGGTAGGCGGAAGGAGGTGTATTTTATATtgttattataaaaatggaaactatATTTTCTTGGAAGATGAAGTAATGTGATTCCTTATCATatatccttcttctctttctttgcTTCATAAATGTATTCtttttgttgtatatatatgcatgtgcacgtATGGTGAGGAGAAAAGCATTAAAgcacttcatatatataggttGTTCCTATATGAACAATCTTTTAATAATGTTTTATCAtcctcctttaaaaaaacCATAAAACATGAATTAAGTGTGTATACAAAAATTTCAGCttagaggaaggaattacATTCCTCTGATTACAGCAGTTTGGGAAGGTgcgaataataatataataccTCAAAACCATGATGTACACACTTCAATAATGTAATCATCCATGGACTTtgttatacatatacacattatacacatatagaaaaataacaataacaaAGGAAACGGTAAATGGTTATTTCGTATTTAAGGTGGATTTATAAATATTGTTCACAtaacattttattcatattacaGTGAAAGTAAGggtgcatgtatgtacatttccTGAGTTACACTCATAAGTTTCTATTTAGGGTAGTCCATtttcagaaaaaatggatggaaGTAAAGGGAACAAAGAACTCCGCTGCAATAATTGGCTAACACTTCTGGGCAGTTACGGAAATcaaataaaacagaaattAGAGGAAGTCACACAAGAAAAGAGTTTGGAGGATGATATTTCATCTGTCTGGTGCTGCTTATctaacatatataattcaaATACCGATAAACACGGACCCTGTGATCTCTTATATTATGTAGTGGGGAGCATAGTGCACAAGAAGTTGGTTGATAAGACTTTATTTGATAgaattatggaaaaaatatacgaaatATTGAAACTGCAACTAAAGACAAGTCAATGCAACCTACGGAACAAGGAAAGTGGGAAGAAGTTGTTCGACTTAATGGAGAAATGGTCCAGTTATAATTTGGACCCCACAGAACTGTGGGAGGACAGGGGGAATTCCAGGAAAGTTAGCTGTAAGAAATGTGCTAATTATTTAGAAAAGGTTGCCGAAGCATGTAAAGAGGTAATAAAACAATGTAGGAAATCGCCAAGTAGTGAGGGGTGTGGAGGAATTACGGACAAAGATAATCAAGGCAGCCCTGAGTATTTATTACAGTTGATAGAACCCATAATTTCAAAACCGCAAGCAACAGCAATGGCAGAAGCAGGAAGAGTACAACCAGTGTTGCAGGTACTGATAagtttatttcttccctttgttctTACGTAATTGAACCAATGCACCAGTATAGATGTAACTATTTATGCGTTGTGTAATAAGGAAATGTGTGAATACAGGAATACATAACAACATCCATCTACATATTCCACCTTCTCCTC
This genomic window contains:
- a CDS encoding KIR protein, which gives rise to MRIVGSCCYALNMRVSDDIMYKERCNLLYYWLGEKMREQLQDSQFKQAISVLYNILQNPEHGWNCTDIYRDISWDVFERKKKIFDYEYNKKVLTEKSNCSAYLSNSKYDQCREDAEEAYDWFCKHCGDMTNDSYCKKFIQNYGKGMPCKQEKLKKLPQLTCVSAPAAAKPRTLAEKDPLDELDSRKIYNRLDQYQQKQCAQTDFAQEIRNILNGANLLGETIVKEIINTLCYISRDVEDDDSENDQDNTFFYYWMGEKLSTILGDAKFKEVMNKCKSEVESNMNKYNCDFVDTPNSINVFEAFKTVYDYYYDRNCMERTLGTGHEDCADPYYKYLLRAQDAYRIMEAECTGSNSSKWCEKFGSSYGECKSGKKVNEECRVKSISGKSCIDDSEAETSTFLAPKETSSGTSSEGSNITPAISAAGLALVGLPMATFFLYKYNLLPDWFHNTFKGERRNIISRRSIERNTDVLTDDTSTEYSADSATAGSTVDSILDDSTLYSAPITITPKRRSNRKELRNIRYGSM